A single genomic interval of Alligator mississippiensis isolate rAllMis1 chromosome 15, rAllMis1, whole genome shotgun sequence harbors:
- the GOLPH3L gene encoding Golgi phosphoprotein 3-like — MTTLTRRGRRADTGKNADKRPDGEEDSSKDLGEEDSDSKDIRLTLMEEVLLLGLKDKEGYTSFWNDCISSGLRGGILIELAMRGRIHLEPPTIRKRRLLDRKVLLKSDTPTGDILLDETLKHIKATEPAETVQTWIELLTGETWNPFKLQYQLRNVRERVAKNLVEKGILTTEKQNFLLFDMTTHPVTNTTEKQRLVKKLQESVLDRWVNDPHRMDRRTLALLVLAHSSDVLENVFSTLADDKYEVAMSRSKDLLELDPEVEGGKAQAMEMIWAVLAAFNKS, encoded by the exons ATGACGACATTAACTCGCAGGGGCCGGCGGGCCGACACAGGCAAAAATGCTGACAAGCGGCCAGATGGTGAGGAAGATTCATCTAAAGACCTGGGTGAGGAGGACTCTGACTCCAAAGACATCCGCCTCACCCTCATGGAGgaggtgctgctcctggggctgaaGGACAAGGAG GGCTACACATCCTTCTGGAATGACTGCATCTCCTCGGGCCTGCGCGGTGGCATCCTCATCGAACTGGCCATGCGTGGTCGGATCCATCTGGAGCCTCCCACCATAAGGAAGAGGAGGCTGCTGGACAGGAAG GTACTCTTGAAGTCAGATACCCCGACTGGCGACATCCTGCTAGATGAGACTCTCAAACATATCAAAGCCACAGAGCCCGCAGAGACGGTGCAGACCTGGATAGAGCTGCTCACGG GCGAGACCTGGAACCCCTTCAAGCTGCAGTACCAGCTGCGTAACGTGCGCGAGCGCGTCGCCAAGAACCTGGTGGAGAAGGGTATCCTCACCACGGAGAAGCAGAACTTCCTGCTCTTTGACATGACCACGCACCCTGTGACCAACACCACCGAGAAGCAACGCCTCGTCAAGAAGCTGCAGGAGAGTGTCCTGGACCGCTGGGTGAACGACCCGCACCGCATGGATAGGCGGAcgttggccctgctggtgctggcccacTCCTCGGACGTGCTGGAGAACGTCTTCTCCACACTGGCCGACGACAAGTATGAGGTGGCCATGAGCCGCTCAAAGGACCTGCTGGAGCTGGACCCCGAGGTGGAGGGTGGCAAGGCACAAGCCATGGAGATGATCTGGGCTGTCCTTGCAGCCTTCAATAAATCCTAA